In the genome of Pangasianodon hypophthalmus isolate fPanHyp1 chromosome 24, fPanHyp1.pri, whole genome shotgun sequence, the window acacacacacactacacacacactgcacacacacacactgcacagacacactgcacacacacactacacacacacacacacacacactgcacacacgcacactgcacacacacacactgcacacactacacacacacacacactacacacacactgcacacacacacactgcacagacacactgcacacacacactacacacacacacacacacacacactgcacacacacacactgcacacactacacacacacacacactacacacacactgcacacacacacacacacacacactgcacagacacactgcacacacacactacacacacacacacacacactgcacacacacacactgcacacacgcacactgcacacacacacacacacacactacacacacactgcacacacacgctAAACCcaccgcacacacactgcacacacacacactgcacacacacactgcacacacaccacacacggcacacacacaccgcacgcacacactgcacacacgcTAAACCCGCCGCACACactgcacgcacacactgcacactcacactgcacaaACTAAACCCACTGGCAGCTTTATATGTAACACCACCCTCTAGTGGCTTTACAgtcctgtgcaaaagtcttggcaccccccccccccccccccccttttttttttttttttttttagtataaactttgttatagatgtttattttctggcttctacattattgattcagtacaaaaaccttttagattccaaacattagttttccagctcaaaatgaaatgctacagaaaactgtttgtatgtcagtaaagaaagcagcagattccataagagacacttttcagataaaaacataatgaaggctgctgggtttcgctgcagaaataagaagcgagtcgacagtcaaagtctccagaagaactgtggctgcttctgcaagatgctcagtaacacttccagctcatttccttataaaactgcacacactgcacctcagatactgctttatttatttaaagtgaaggatcgtcacattaaatactgactttgtttcatttattactgtttactgctctttataggatttctttttaatgtagaaacatttaatttcattatttttgaaagcgtctttacagcatttcttttgcacagaactgtatataataCCTCCTTCtagcatatatacacactgtatatatatatatatatatatatatatatatatatatatatatatatatatatatatgtgtgtgtgtgtgtgtgtgtgagtgtgtgtgtgtgtgtgtgtgtgtgcgtgtatgataTATAAAATACCACCCTCTAGCGGCTGCACTGTGGAACTGCTCCTGCTGCTTCTTCTGTACTTTAATGGCGCTGGGGAACAACAGATTGGTGCATCACCGCCACCTACTGGTATGAAGTGGGGGGATAATAcattctaaataataaaaactacttTTAATAAGTACTGTTTAACACTGGCATGCTGATGGCTAACATTAGAACATGCTCAGAGTAGTAAATATTTTACCTCAGAAGTGTAAAAGTAAAAGCTGTGACAGGAACAAGTGGCTGTTCTGTGGAAGTAAAGGATTCGGTGTCGCTCATAAatcagacatttatttaatcaaacTTGAGGCTTAATCTGATTAAATCAGATCAGACCATGTCGATCTCTGTTTCCACACTCCTGATTGCTCTGTACAGTGCGCTAACCTGTGCACAATCTCCACAACTCACACCACTGACCAAAGATTTCTTCTTTCTCAGACACAAACTTGCACTTTAGATGGTTCAGAAGGTTTAGATGGTTCAGAAGGTTTAGATGGTTCAGAAGGTTTAGATGGTTTAGAAGTTTTAGATGGTTTAGAAGTTTTAGATGGTTCAGAAGGTTTAGATGGTTTAGATGGTTCAGAAGGTTTAGATGGTTCAGAAGGTTTAGATGGTTTAGAAGGTTTAGATGGTTTAGAAGTTTTAGATGGTTCAGAAGGTTTAGAAGGTTTAGATGGTTCAGAAGGTTTAGATGGTTCAGAAGGTTTAGAAGGTTTAGATGGTTCAGAAGGTTTAGATGGTTCAGAAGGTTTAGAAGGTTTAGAAGGTTTAGATGGTTCAGAAGGTTTAGATGGTTCAGAAGGTTTAGATGGTTCAGAAGGTTTAGAAGGTTTAGAAGGTTTAGATGGTTTAGAAGGTTTAGATGGTTCAGAAGGTTTAGATGGTTCAGAAGGTTTAGATGGTTTAGAAGGTTTAGAAGGTTTAGATGGTTTAGAAGTTTTAGATGGTTCAGAAGGTTTAGATGGTTCAGAAGGTTTAGAAGGTTTAGATGGTTTAGAAGTTTTAGATGGTTCAGAAGGTTTAGATGGTTCAGAAGGTTTAGAAGGTTTATCTCCACGCACTTACacttattacttttttaaagtaCACACTTTCCAGCGTTAACTAAAATGTCGAGCTTTAGACAATGTTTGTTTACATTAAGCTGagattattgttgtttttccaaaatggctgccacacTGGATTATACTACATGTCCCATGATGCCTGCGGAGGCCGGAAGTGGCGCTGTGACGTCACGGCAGCGAAGGTTTCTCGGTACACAGAGATGAGTGAGTTGGCGGTAGTGTCACGCGCTGAGAGTCAGTTTCCTCCGCTCCTGGACCACAGCTCACATTAAAGGTAAAATAAACGGTACTAACCCTGTGTTTCGATCGTAATAAAGCCGTTATAACCGCTCACTACACGCTATAAGCAGTGACTTTACTGCTGGGAGGGAACTCCAGGACTGAGCTGCGGCTCTGGGGCACACTGTCACctgagactctctctctctctctctctctctctccgtctgtctctctctctctctctctctctctctctctctgtctccccgtctgtctctctctctctctctctctctctccgtctgtgtctctttctctctctctctctctctctctctctctccgtctgtgtctctttctctctctctctctctctctctctctctccgtctgtgtctctttctctctctctctctctctctccgtctgtgtctctctctccgtctgtctctctctctctctctctctctctctatctatttctctctctttctccgtctctctctctctctatttctctctctttctctctctgtctgtctctgtctgtctgtctctctctctctctctctctctctatttctctgtctgtctctctctctccgtctctctctctctccatctctctctctgtctctgtctgtctctctctctctccgtctctctctctgtctctctctctctctctctttctctctctctctgtctgtctgtctctctctctctctgtctctccgtctctctctctctgtctctctctctgtctccgtctctctctctctctgtctctgtctgtctctccgtctctctctctgtctctctctctctctctttctctcacacacactgctgtacttAATTATTACTTATTCTAAATTACAACCGGAAGTGATGTTCCACTCTGACTTTCCCctctagcctttttttttaagttaaagcACGCGAgaagttcattaataaatgactaatgaataaataatgtattaatgaataagtaatgagtaaataatgtattaatgaataagtaatgagtaaataatgtattaatgagtaaataatgtattaatgagtaaataatgtattaatgagtaaataatgtattaatgagtaagtaatgagtaaataatgtattaatgaataagtaatgagtaaataatgtattaatgagtaaataatgcattaatgagtaaataatgcattaatgagTAAATAATGCGTTAATGAATACGTAGTGAGTAAATTAGATAATGAAGTGCTGTGTATGTGGTGTGGATCTTTGCGGTTAGTAATAGACGGGTTTTGGGTTGTTTTTAttggtgtgtttcctgtttacactgtagtgaAGGTAGTTTAGCTTCAGCTCAGAAACAGTTATTTTGCTTATActtcagttatatttaatgtcagTGATCATTATTCTTTTTCTTGATGCAGTATAGTTTATTCAGATTGTTTTATTCTATGGATTAAATAAATggaatgtggtgtgtgtgtgtgtgtgtgtgcttgagttGAGTGGTTGATTGACCACGCCCCTCACAGGTGGGTGTGGTGtttgattggctgatggtgcaGAATAAGAGTGTTGTGTTTGTAAattagtttgtgtttattatatattgtgtatattatgTAGATTATACTGTAGTTCCCGTCTAAATggactttaattaattaatatattgacTTGCAATATTGTGTCTCACCCTCCAGTGGGCGTGGTCTGGTGTTGATTGACAGGTGGGGCGTGGCAGGATGAGCGGGGTGGCACTGGGCGTGGACGTGTTGGTGGCGTTGGTGTTGGCGCTGGTGCTGCTGCATCGTTACGGTGACGTACGGAAACAGCAGCGTGTGGTTCTGCTGGCCACGCTCCTCGCCTGGTTCCTCTGTTTCCTCATCGCCTTCACCATCCCACTCGACGTCAGCACGGTGAatacatcatcaccatcatcatctacatcaccaccaccaccatcatcctcatcaacaccatcatcatcaccaccaccatctacatcaccaccaccaccatcgtcatcaccaccaccatcatcatcatcatctacatTATCATctacattatcatcatcatcattatcaaaataacaataatgtgCTAAAACAAACAGATAACACCACTagcacaataacaataacagccTTTAGTTACTTTAGCAGTACAGGGATGGTTTAAccttgtaatgtgtgtgtgtgtgtgtgtacacgtgtgtgtgtgcacgtgtatgtgtgcgcgcgcgtgtgtgtgtgtgtgtgtgtgtgtgtgtacacgtgtgtgtgtgcacgtgtgtgtgtgcgtgcgtgtgtgtgtgtgtgtgtgtgtgtagacgaTCTATAATCAGTGTGTGACTGACAGTAACCAAGTGACAACACCAAGTTACTCCAACCAGACGTCCAACACTTCAGTGTTTCCCACTCcaaggtaaacacacactctgtgttattgtgttactttgtgtgtgtgtgtgttttactttgtgtggattactttgtgtgtgtgtttgtgtgtgtgttactttgtgtgtgtgtgtgtgtgtgttactttgtgtgtgtgtgtgtgtgttactctccATGACTGTGCTGTCTCACCCTTGACACTACGGATCTGTCCTAAACTGCACACTTTATTCTTTCACTGTCTAATACCAGCATGTTTGTAGAACGGGATACTCTCAAGTCAAACACTAAATTTTAACTGCACATGAGAgagacagcgtgtgtgtgtgtgtgtgtgtgtgcgcatgcaggTTACCTAAGGTGTGTCACAAACCGTGGAGTTACATTCCAGACGGGATCCTGCCAGTGTTCTGGAGAGTGGTGTACTGGACTTCTCAGTTCCTCAcgtggtgagacacacacacacacacacatatacacacactcacacacacacacatacacacactctctctcacacacaacacatacacacacacacactctctcacacacacacagtcccctgcaaggccaattcttttgtttttgctttacactgaagacatttgtgtttgagatcaatagaacatggcaccttttgtttgagcTCACccattttcaagtgatcaaaaatattggaacatgtgactgacaggtgtttcctgttgcccaggtgtgtcacttaatagctctgaatgtctactcttggtttgtgtgtgtgtgtgtgtgtctgtgtctgtataaAGTGGGGTCccaaagtctgagaccacattgaaaatctgggatttttttttatataaaattggaaataaacagaaagttttagaattttgaaatatttacaacaaagaaagtaaatgttcaataaaaaaaTCGATGGTTTttatctaaaatggatcatcaggtttatACAAACGTGTGGAGTCCGTGCCAGCTCGAGTCACACCGTCAGTAACGCAAAAAGGAGactctacttttcactcaagtttagaaaagaatgcaaaatgcgtgtgtgtgtgtttccaggcTCCTGATCCCGTTCATGCAGTCGTACGCTCGTTCTGGAGGATTTAGCATCTCTGGGAAgataaaaacagctctgattGAGAATGCCATTTACTACGGCACTTATCTTTTCATCTTCTGCTCTCTGCTCATTTACGTTGCCATCAGTCCACAGTGGCACCTCTCATGGTCAGTATCAACCAATCACATCCCAGCACTCAGATCCCAGCAATCACATCCCAGCAATCAGATCCCAGCACTCAGATCCCAAAAATCACATCCCAGCAATCAGATCCCAAAAATCACATCCCAGCAATCAGATCCCAGCACTCAGATTCCAGCACTCAGATCCCAGCACTCAGATCCCAGCAATCAGATCCCAGCAATCAGATCCCAGCAATCAGATCCCAGCACTCAGATCCCAAAAATCACATCCCAGCAATCAGATCCCAGCACTCAGATCCCAAAAATCACATCCCAGCAATCAGATCCCAGCACTCAGATTCCAGCACTCAGATCCCAGCACTCAGATCCCAGCAATCAGATCCCAGCAATCAGATCCCAGCAATCAGATCCCAGCACTCAGATCCCAAAAATCACATCCCAGCAATCAGATCCCAGCACTCAGATCCCAAAAATCACATCCCAGCAATCAGATCCCAGCACTCAGATTCCAGCACTCAGATCCCAGCACTCAGATCCCAGCACTCAGATCCCAGCAATCAGATCCCAGCACTCAGATCCCAGCAATCAGATCCCAGCACTCAGATCCCAAAAATCACATCCCAGCAATCAGATCCCAAAAATCACATCCCAGCACTCAGATCCCAGCACTCAGATTCCAGCACTCAGATCCCAGCACTCAGATCCCAGCAATCAGATCCCAGCACTCAGATCCCAGCAATCAGATCCCAGCACTCAGATCCCAAAAATCACATCCCAGCAATCAGATCCCAAAAATCACATCCCAGCACTCAGATCCCAGCAATCAGATCCCACCAAGTTACTTAATCTGTATGTTTGCTTGGTTCCACTCAGGTATGATCTGAGGACCATTGGCATCACAGCAGCAAATACCTGGGGCTTATTCCTACTGGTGTTGTTGCTAGGATACGGCCTGGTAGAAATCCCACGCTCCTATTGGTTGGCGTCGTGTCACGGACACTTGCTGTCCAAAACGTACTTCAAAGCAGCAAAGCTGATGACGGAGAAGACAGACGCagaggagaacctggaggatgTGATGGAGGTGCGGGAGGGGAGTGGGACtgagggagggatggatggacggatggatggatgaaggaaTGTGTAAGAGGATGgatagaaagtgtgtgtatagaggGTGATATGGTCtgtggagggagagatggatggagagatggagggaaggagGAGTAGGTGTTAAAAGTTTTTGATGTTACAGGACGTCAGAGCTGTTAATGAGTCTATCAAGTACAACCATCCACTGAGGAAGTGCATTGACACCATTCTGAAGAAGgtcagttctctctctcacacacacacacacacacacacagtgactcagctttcctcaccacacacactcactctgtgtCCCTCTCAGTGTCCTGCAGAGTATCAGGAGAAAATGGGCAGGAACATGGATGATTACGAGGACTTTGATGATAAGAGGAATCCATATCCAAGCAAGAAGAGCCTGGTCAAACTCCATAAACAggtgactcacacacacacacacacacacacacacacaggggaatGCTCcatttgtttgttatttcatTCACAGTTACAGTGTCAGCTCAGTAGAGGAATCAGGTTTATTCTGCAGCCTCAGGATCTGGACATCAGTCACATCTTAAACCAGAACATGAAGCTGAACCAAAACAGTAACAAGAACTAGAACCAAAAACAGAACCAGAACTGGAACAACAACAATGATCAGAAACTGGAACAAGAGCCAGAATTATAATCTGAACCAGATTTACAATCAGAACTCAATCcagaaccaaaaacaaaaccagaacCAGAATCAAAATCAAACCAGAAGAACCAGAATCAGAGTTAAAACCAATAACCATACCCAGGACCAGTACTGGACCAAAAGAAAACCACAGCGCAATCCAGAATAAAGAAACTGAACCAGAATCAGAACTTAAAACAAAGAACCAAACGGAAAAACAAGAGAaccacaaataaaacaaaaaaacaaaactggaaCAAGACCCAGGACTAGagtacacacagagtcagagtCTAAAGGAGCAGAACCAGTACCGGCTCAGCGTAGATCTAAACGAATAAACATTCAATCagcaccacacactcacacacatcagtgttatcagtgtgtAATTACAATCtgtttaatctgtgtgtgtgtgtgtgtgtgtgatcaggtgATCTATGCGGTGCAGAGACATAATCGCACTCAGGTACAGTGGCAGATCTTATTAGACGAAGCGTTTCGCCTGGAAGATGTGGCTAAAAACGAGATTAGCTCCGCCCGCCAGTTTGTCCACAGCCAGCCCTCCGACCAATCAAACGGCTGCTTCAGGAAGTACATCTACACACCTGCTGCAGGTATGAACACACCACTGTGTACGTCAGCCAATCAGATACATGCAGGTCTGAGGAAACAGGAGTTCTCACAGCTTAATAACAGATTTGTCTCGTCCCCATTGGTCCACTCCAGCTGTGACTCCGCCCACTGATCATTATTCTCGTCTGTCTGAAGTTCATATCACTTAGCTTCCTTTTTCACAGCTTTCACTTCTTAAAAAATTTCCATCTTTCctgttttttcagttttcacgTTCTCTGTGATCCGCTTTGCTGCCGCTCTGCTccaattattttactgtaatctGCActggtgtgtttgtttctgtttcataTTTAAAGAAGTTGTTgaatttggaaatatttttggaagtGCACTGAGACGTAGAGCTGATAATAGTGTAGTGTAatctactctgtgtgtgtgtgtgtgtgtgtgtgtgtgttacacagcaGCTTCTTTTATcacacagttttattttctctaaaaaTTGCACAATATCTCCACCTgaacaaacacacccacaccatAAATTACACAGTGTTAAAGTGCATaaagtgtgtacacacacacacacacacacacactgttataacCCCACCCACCCCCGCTGTCTCTGTGCAGAGTGGTATTGGGAGTGTGTGTTGCGGAGGTGGTGTTACCGTGTGCTGGccgtggtgttgtgtgtgttgtcgGTGTTGGTGGTTTGGTCCGAGTGTACGTTCTTCAGCACGCAGCCCGTTTTGTCAGTGTTCGCCATCTTCATCCAGATCGCTGAGAGGAGCTACAACTACATCTACatagaggtacacacacacacacacacacatacacacatacacacacacacacacatacacagtattAATGAGTCAGTAAGATATGAAAAATAGCAGGAGTTGGTGAAGTCACTGCATCAGgcaggaaaaaggaaagaggaGAGAATGTGAGACTGAACGCTCCAGCCTGTGCTCATTCAGCAGTACGCTACAGACTGGTGCACCAGCACAGGCTCAGGACCGCAGAACCAGGTCCTGTGTGGATCACTGACACCTGGAGGACTGCATCATCAAGTAGACTCAGGTGAAAGTATTGATCATAAGGGTCAGGGGTGGAGTCAGAACAGGAGTGAGCCAATCAGGAGCTGAGGAATAATTCCATAAACAGGCAAAGTGTTATAAAGGTTTTGATGATTGAaggcctttgtgtgtgtgtgtgtgtgtgtgtgtgtgtgtgtgtgtgtgtgtgtgttcaacagGTGGCGTGTTTCATCACCATCTTGTACCTGTGTTACTGCGTTTACTCCACTGTGTTCCGCATCagagtgtttaattattattatctcgCACCACATCATCAGACCGACGCCTACAGCCTGCAGTTCAGCGGCATGtacgacacacactcactcacactcacacacacactcacatacactcacatacacactcactcacacacacacacacacttacacacacatacacacacactcacatacacacacacacacacacacacagaggtataAATACGCATATAATACCCAACAGAGAACAGAAATCTTATTGATTTACCCACACAAAGGAATGATCAAAAGGTTACTTACTCTGATCTTTGATttctgtgcgcgtgtgtgtgtgtgtgcgtgcgtgcgtgtgtgtgtgcgtgcgtgtgtgcgtgcgtgtgtgtgtgtgtgcgtgcgcgtgcgtgcgcgtgtgtgcgtgcgtgtgtgtgcgtgtgtgtgcgcgcgtgcgtgcgcgcgcgtgcgtgcgtgtgtgtgcgtgcgcgcgtgtgtgtgtgcgtgcgtgcgcgtgtgtgcgtgcgtgtgtgtgcgtgcgtgtgcgcgcgtgcgtgcgcgcgtgtgtgtgcgtgcgtgcgcgcgtgtgcgtgcgtgtgtgtgcgtgcgtgtgtgtgtgcgtgcgtgtgcgtgtgtgcgtgcgtgtgtgtgcgcgcgcgcgcgtgtgtgcgtgcgcgtgcgtgtgtgtgcgtgcgtgtgcgtgtgtgtgcgtgcgcgcgtgtgtgcgtgcgtgcgtgcgcgtgcgtgcgtgtgcgtgtgtgcgtgcgtgtgtgcgtgtgtgtgcatgcgtgtgtgtgtgcgtgtgtgtgtccgcaGGTTGTTCTGTCGCCTGACACCACCACTGTGTTTAAATTTTCTGGGTGTGATTCATATGGACTCCACCATCTCACATCAGGACAGACAACAGACCTCATACACATCGGTgagtttctcacacacacacaaaatcacacacacactcacacacacacactctcacacacactctcacacacactctcacacacacacacacactcagtaagttaaacacacattattacatgATAATACTCCTCTGTGTCGTTTTCAGATC includes:
- the lmbrd2a gene encoding G-protein coupled receptor-associated protein LMBRD2a, translated to MSGVALGVDVLVALVLALVLLHRYGDVRKQQRVVLLATLLAWFLCFLIAFTIPLDVSTTIYNQCVTDSNQVTTPSYSNQTSNTSVFPTPRLPKVCHKPWSYIPDGILPVFWRVVYWTSQFLTWLLIPFMQSYARSGGFSISGKIKTALIENAIYYGTYLFIFCSLLIYVAISPQWHLSWYDLRTIGITAANTWGLFLLVLLLGYGLVEIPRSYWLASCHGHLLSKTYFKAAKLMTEKTDAEENLEDVMEDVRAVNESIKYNHPLRKCIDTILKKCPAEYQEKMGRNMDDYEDFDDKRNPYPSKKSLVKLHKQVIYAVQRHNRTQVQWQILLDEAFRLEDVAKNEISSARQFVHSQPSDQSNGCFRKYIYTPAAEWYWECVLRRWCYRVLAVVLCVLSVLVVWSECTFFSTQPVLSVFAIFIQIAERSYNYIYIEVACFITILYLCYCVYSTVFRIRVFNYYYLAPHHQTDAYSLQFSGMLFCRLTPPLCLNFLGVIHMDSTISHQDRQQTSYTSIMGSMQVLSFIANGFYIYYPMLIVLLCIATYFSLGTRCLNLLGFQQFMGDSDLTSDLVDEGKELIRRERRKRQRTEDAENRRREWREKYVSRSRSSYSEIRESGSPSRRGQCDRTELLQDVEPLDFNGDDTQEVENRRYGYLSTSVSRTRIFDDV